A genomic stretch from Sulfurimonas sediminis includes:
- a CDS encoding GNAT family N-acyltransferase: MLDIEKAYKTNFKKALKYLPAPVNNFFIKRLKKIFHEEKYNEIYEKNHYLHGLEFVDSMLELLDIDYTIKPKELKNIPSTGRVLVVANHITGASDAFALVQLIASVRENKKVRLMVNGMLMGVTQASDIIIPVDNITGAITKTSIKAINEALSNEEAVIIFPAGIVNRFSLKGIKDTPWKASFLKIAKRNKTPILPVRIEGRNSLLFYFVSFLLPKKLSGLLMLPHEFVTAGEKKPLAFNIGRVIPLSSFSDEKISIDEYLKLFYRHLYTLGTKKECVLQTETTITAAHNKMLLRAEVNKAEVLGHTLDGKKIILAQADEAPFLMQELGRVREISFRAIGGGTGSAKDNDLYDNYYKHLILWDEEDLEIVGAYRIGEVAQIIKNRGMEGLYTYNLCNFSEHFQDYCHNSVELGRSFVQPKYWGSRALDNLWQGVGAYLAKNPHIIYTYGTVTINADTPKQAVAALVYFYSLHFACNTDMMSAKTPYFMSYEQKQEFDMLFKYRSYKEGFVVLKKYLKELGTTVPTLFKQYAELYDEGAVRFFDFSVNEGLHGVVEGFIIADNSKMKEAKRKRYIKNFESEKI, translated from the coding sequence ATGTTGGATATAGAAAAAGCCTACAAAACAAATTTTAAAAAAGCACTCAAATACCTTCCCGCACCTGTCAACAATTTTTTTATAAAAAGACTCAAAAAAATATTCCATGAAGAAAAATACAATGAAATTTACGAAAAAAACCATTATCTGCATGGACTGGAGTTCGTCGACAGTATGCTTGAACTGTTGGACATAGACTACACCATCAAACCAAAGGAACTTAAAAATATTCCCTCAACGGGCAGAGTACTGGTTGTCGCAAATCATATAACCGGTGCCTCCGATGCCTTTGCCCTGGTGCAACTCATCGCGAGTGTACGAGAAAACAAAAAAGTAAGACTGATGGTAAACGGTATGCTTATGGGGGTAACACAGGCAAGTGACATTATCATTCCCGTAGACAACATCACGGGAGCTATTACAAAAACAAGCATCAAAGCCATCAATGAAGCTTTGTCCAACGAAGAGGCCGTCATTATCTTTCCGGCAGGTATTGTCAACAGATTTTCGCTCAAAGGGATTAAAGACACCCCGTGGAAAGCAAGCTTTTTAAAAATTGCAAAAAGGAACAAAACACCGATTTTGCCTGTCAGGATTGAAGGGCGCAACAGTCTTTTGTTTTATTTTGTATCTTTCCTGCTGCCTAAAAAGCTCAGCGGTCTTTTAATGCTCCCGCATGAGTTTGTCACAGCAGGAGAAAAAAAACCGCTCGCCTTCAACATAGGCAGAGTCATTCCTTTGAGTTCTTTTTCTGATGAAAAGATTAGTATTGATGAATATCTCAAACTTTTTTACCGGCATCTTTATACCCTGGGAACAAAAAAAGAGTGTGTATTGCAAACAGAGACTACCATTACAGCGGCACACAATAAGATGCTTCTGCGTGCCGAAGTCAACAAAGCAGAAGTTTTGGGACATACGCTTGATGGCAAAAAAATCATCCTGGCACAGGCAGACGAAGCCCCTTTTCTTATGCAGGAACTCGGGCGTGTACGAGAAATATCTTTTCGTGCAATCGGCGGAGGCACAGGCAGTGCAAAAGACAATGATTTGTATGACAACTACTACAAACATCTCATACTCTGGGATGAAGAAGATCTCGAAATTGTCGGCGCATACCGCATAGGAGAAGTCGCGCAAATCATCAAAAACCGTGGTATGGAGGGTCTGTATACCTATAATCTGTGTAATTTCAGTGAACATTTTCAAGACTACTGTCACAACTCCGTAGAACTAGGCCGCAGTTTTGTTCAGCCCAAATACTGGGGATCACGGGCTCTTGACAATCTTTGGCAGGGTGTCGGTGCCTATCTGGCAAAAAATCCGCATATTATCTATACCTACGGAACGGTAACTATTAATGCAGACACACCCAAACAGGCTGTTGCGGCACTTGTCTACTTTTACTCTCTGCATTTTGCCTGCAATACCGATATGATGAGTGCAAAAACACCCTACTTTATGTCTTATGAGCAAAAACAGGAGTTTGACATGCTCTTTAAATACAGATCATACAAAGAGGGATTTGTCGTTTTAAAAAAATATCTCAAAGAGCTGGGAACGACTGTGCCGACTCTGTTTAAACAGTATGCAGAACTGTATGATGAGGGGGCCGTCCGTTTTTTCGATTTCAGTGTCAATGAAGGACTGCATGGTGTGGTCGAAGGGTTTATCATCGCAGACAACTCAAAAATGAAAGAGGCCAAAAGAAAACGCTACATTAAAAACTTCGAATCTGAAAAAATTTAA